In Ornithinibacter aureus, the genomic stretch CCAGAGTAGGCCGTCCACCCTGTGGACACCAGCGCTTCGAAACACGGGGGTGACACGGGTGTGATGACAGGTTCACGCCGTGGCCATAGGTTCGTCACGTGAGTGAGCAGATGCCGGCCGAGGCCGCAGGCGGCCTGTTCGACGACTACGCCCTCGGCCGGGCGTGGGACGAGATGCTCGGTGAGCCCGGTTCGCCCCGAACGCCCTACAAACCGGTGTTCCACACGCTGCGCGGGATGAACGGGCAGGCCCTGAAGGAGCGGGCCGACTCGCTGGCGCGTTCCTACCTCGACCAGGGCGTGACGTTCGACCACGCGGGGGAGGAGCGGCCCTTTCCCCTGGATGCCGTGCCCCGCGTCATCAGCGCCCACGAGTGGCAGGTCATCGAGTCCGGGGTCGTGCAACGCGTCACGGCGCTGGAGTCCTTCCTCGACGACATCTACTCGCGCGAGGGCGAGATCCCCCGCGCCGTGCACGAGGGCATCATCCCGTGGCGCCTCATCGCGAGCTCGAAGCACTACCACCGGGCCGTCATGGGGATCCGCCCGAGCAACGGCGTGCGCGTGCACGTCGCCGGCGTCGACCTCATCCGCGACGAGATGGGCACGTTCCGGGTGCTCGAGGACAACGTGCGCGTGCCCTCGGGCGTCAGCTACGTCATCGCCAACCGCCGTGCCATGGCCAACGTCTTCCCGGAGGCGTTCGCGACGATGCGCATCCGGCCCGTGCACGACTACCCGCGCATGCTCCTCGCGGCGCTGCGGGCGGCTGCACCCGACGGGGCCAGCGACCCCACAGTCGTCGTGCTGACCCCTGGGGTGTTCAACTCCGCCTACTTCGAACACGCGCTGCTGGCCCGAATGATGGGGGTCGAGCTCGTCGAGGGCCGTGACCTCGTCTGCGTCGGCGGGCAGGTGCGCATGCGCACGACCACCGGGGACCGCCCCGTCGACGTCATCTACCGGCGCATCGACGACGAGTTCCTCGACCCGGTGCACTTTCGCGGCGACTCCATCCTCGGGGTCGCGGGGCTGGTCTCCTCCATGCGAGCGGGCCGGGTCACGGTCGCCAACGCCATCGGCAACGGCGTGGCCGACGACAAGCTCATCTACTCCTACCTGCCCGACCTCATCCGCTTCTACCTCGACGAGGACCCGATCCTCGGCAACGTCGACACGTTCCGCTGCGACGAGCCGAAGGCGCTCCGGCACGTCCTGGAGAACCTGCACGACATGGTCGTCAAGCCCGTCGACGGCTCGGGTGGCAAGGGCCTCGTCGTCGGGCCCAAGGCAGACGCCGAGACCCTCGAGCAGGTGCGCGCCCAGCTGACTGCGGATCCGCGGGGCTGGATCGGCCAGCCGGTCGTGCAGCTCTCGACCGTGCCGACCTTCATCGACGGCCGCCTCGCCCCACGCCACGTCGACCTGCGGCCGTTCGCCGTCAACGACGGTGAGCGCGTGCGGGTGCTGCCGGGAGGCCTCACCCGGGTCGCCCTCCCCGAGGGGGAGCTGGTCGTCAACTCCAGCCAGGGCGGTGGGTCCAAGGACACCTGGGTGCTCTCGGACCGTCGGGCCGCGACCAGCACCTCCAGCCGGCCACCGGACAACCGCGAGGTCGTCGTCATGAGTGCCCCCACGGCATCCCACGAGGACAGCATGAAGGCCCAGCAGCAGCAACAGCAGCAGGGTCACCGTACGGTGGCCCCGGCTGACATCCACCACGAGGAGTCGTCGTGCTGAGCCGGATCGCCGAGTCGCTGTTCTGGATCGGCCGCTACACCGAACGCGCCGACGGCACGGCGCGCATCGTCGACGTGCTGCGACTCCAGCTGCTCGAGGACCCGGGGGCCGACGAGGTCACGGCGTCGCGCACCGTCCTGTCGGTGATCATGGGGATGCCGTTCGAGGGCGACCCGGGGTTCGCCGACGTGGGTGCCGCCCTGG encodes the following:
- a CDS encoding circularly permuted type 2 ATP-grasp protein — its product is MPAEAAGGLFDDYALGRAWDEMLGEPGSPRTPYKPVFHTLRGMNGQALKERADSLARSYLDQGVTFDHAGEERPFPLDAVPRVISAHEWQVIESGVVQRVTALESFLDDIYSREGEIPRAVHEGIIPWRLIASSKHYHRAVMGIRPSNGVRVHVAGVDLIRDEMGTFRVLEDNVRVPSGVSYVIANRRAMANVFPEAFATMRIRPVHDYPRMLLAALRAAAPDGASDPTVVVLTPGVFNSAYFEHALLARMMGVELVEGRDLVCVGGQVRMRTTTGDRPVDVIYRRIDDEFLDPVHFRGDSILGVAGLVSSMRAGRVTVANAIGNGVADDKLIYSYLPDLIRFYLDEDPILGNVDTFRCDEPKALRHVLENLHDMVVKPVDGSGGKGLVVGPKADAETLEQVRAQLTADPRGWIGQPVVQLSTVPTFIDGRLAPRHVDLRPFAVNDGERVRVLPGGLTRVALPEGELVVNSSQGGGSKDTWVLSDRRAATSTSSRPPDNREVVVMSAPTASHEDSMKAQQQQQQQGHRTVAPADIHHEESSC